Proteins from a genomic interval of Chitinophagales bacterium:
- a CDS encoding DUF2442 domain-containing protein — MIKKSKNIKIIDETSNSKEDEVITISKAKYLYDYTLEIEFDNGVIQKVDFAPFLTSSPHLEVKKYLNVFLFRKFTLENGQLYWNDYDLIFPIGDLYTNDIKPYLQPISPFEKSLQTLIKDLAEMLKEDSSVSFGDLLPKESNISSDDFFKNPVRSFLEELVSVNRKSKTTAHN, encoded by the coding sequence ATGATTAAAAAATCAAAAAATATTAAAATCATTGACGAAACTTCCAATTCAAAAGAAGATGAAGTCATCACTATTTCTAAAGCAAAATATTTGTATGATTATACATTGGAGATTGAGTTTGATAATGGCGTTATTCAAAAGGTTGATTTTGCGCCTTTTTTAACTTCTTCTCCTCACCTAGAAGTTAAGAAATATTTGAATGTTTTTTTGTTTAGAAAATTTACTTTGGAGAATGGTCAATTGTATTGGAATGATTATGACTTGATATTTCCGATTGGTGATTTATACACGAATGATATAAAACCTTACCTGCAACCCATTTCTCCCTTTGAAAAGAGCCTGCAAACTTTAATAAAAGATCTTGCTGAAATGTTAAAAGAAGATTCCTCTGTGTCTTTTGGAGATTTATTACCTAAAGAAAGTAATATTTCAAGTGACGATTTTTTTAAAAATCCTGTTAGAAGTTTTCTTGAGGAATTGGTTTCAGTAAATCGTAAATCTAAAACCACTGCCCATAATTAA
- a CDS encoding DMT family transporter, which translates to MNNSISQKPAIGDWIILLVISLIWGSSFILMKKGLVAFPPTQVASMRIFLTMLTMSPFVVMSLKRVSRKDLLPIAVVAIMGNGFPPFLFTAAQMRLNSSAAGVLNSLTPVFVFLLGVLFFKMAFKWKRLIGVFVGFMGAVILILFATPHSQTGESEYIYGLYVILASLCYSVSVNVMKTYCQNIHPIALNMTIFMILGPFAGIYLFSTNFVSIFHDNPMAWQSFGYIVILAVFGTALATILFFKLTQRTDALFSSTVTYLIPIFAVLWGFWDGEMIGWSYLVGLTCILTGVYLAGK; encoded by the coding sequence ATGAATAACTCAATAAGCCAAAAACCAGCTATCGGCGACTGGATAATTTTGTTGGTGATTTCGCTGATCTGGGGTAGTTCATTCATTTTGATGAAAAAAGGCTTGGTTGCATTTCCTCCTACCCAAGTGGCTTCAATGCGTATTTTCTTGACTATGTTGACCATGAGCCCTTTTGTAGTGATGTCTTTAAAGCGGGTATCCCGAAAAGATTTGCTGCCAATTGCAGTGGTTGCCATCATGGGCAATGGTTTCCCTCCTTTTTTGTTTACCGCTGCTCAAATGCGCCTAAATAGTTCAGCAGCAGGCGTTCTCAATTCGCTCACTCCTGTTTTTGTTTTCCTTTTGGGGGTTTTATTCTTCAAAATGGCTTTTAAATGGAAACGTTTGATAGGTGTTTTTGTAGGGTTTATGGGAGCGGTGATTTTGATTCTATTTGCCACCCCTCATAGTCAAACAGGCGAAAGTGAATACATTTATGGTTTGTATGTTATTTTAGCTTCGCTGTGTTATTCGGTTAGTGTCAATGTGATGAAAACGTATTGTCAGAACATTCATCCAATTGCGCTAAATATGACTATTTTTATGATACTTGGCCCTTTTGCAGGGATTTATTTATTCAGCACCAATTTTGTAAGTATTTTTCACGACAATCCAATGGCATGGCAATCATTTGGATATATAGTCATTTTAGCAGTATTTGGAACAGCCCTTGCGACTATTTTGTTCTTCAAATTGACACAAAGAACAGACGCACTTTTTTCTTCAACAGTGACTTACCTTATCCCGATTTTTGCTGTTTTATGGGGTTTTTGGGATGGGGAAATGATAGGATGGAGTTATTTAGTAGGTTTGACTTGTATCTTAACAGGAGTATATTTGGCGGGGAAATAA
- a CDS encoding adenylate kinase → MLNIILFGPPGSGKGTQAALLVEKYNLEHTSTGDLLRAEKAAKTPLGLEAKKYMDAGNLVPDEVVIGMIRNKLAAKVDEVDGFIFDGFPRTVAQAEALDNLFAERTLKIDIMLSLRVPEEELVKRVLARGETSGRADDKDESIIRNRVLVYETETAPVANYYAHQGKLVTINGVGSIDEISQALCEEVDAIKPSSSNR, encoded by the coding sequence ATGCTTAACATTATCTTATTCGGACCTCCAGGTAGTGGTAAAGGAACACAAGCGGCACTATTGGTCGAAAAATACAACTTGGAGCATACTTCAACAGGTGATTTATTGCGAGCAGAAAAAGCTGCTAAAACACCACTGGGTTTAGAAGCCAAAAAGTACATGGATGCTGGTAATCTTGTGCCTGACGAAGTAGTCATTGGTATGATTCGCAACAAACTGGCTGCAAAAGTAGATGAAGTAGATGGTTTTATTTTTGATGGGTTTCCTCGTACTGTTGCCCAGGCAGAAGCACTAGATAATTTATTTGCAGAAAGAACATTGAAAATTGACATCATGCTTTCTTTAAGAGTTCCCGAAGAAGAATTGGTCAAACGTGTTTTGGCAAGAGGAGAAACTTCTGGACGGGCTGATGATAAGGATGAATCTATCATTCGTAATCGAGTTTTGGTCTATGAAACAGAAACTGCTCCAGTTGCAAATTATTATGCTCATCAAGGTAAATTGGTGACCATCAATGGCGTTGGTTCTATTGACGAAATCAGCCAAGCACTTTGTGAAGAGGTAGATGCAATCAAACCTTCTTCTTCTAATAGATAA
- a CDS encoding methyltransferase domain-containing protein — MLDHFKTRASEIETMDDLSMEGEELSKALDQLTVVNRFLGGYKIVINGLQKIFNQKMKKRLSASSTEPFFGNPIRIADLGCGGGDTLRAIADWNVKNQQLPLQLHGIDANTFTIEYAKKRSPSYPAISYAQKNIFSDDCNFENFDIVICSLFLHHFTEEELLVFLTKCKNAKVKALLVNDLQRHWMPYYLFKLVCGVFGASKMTREDGLLSIRKAFTKSEFEQLIQKTGIKEYNLQWKWAFRYQLICYF; from the coding sequence GTGCTAGACCACTTCAAAACCCGTGCATCCGAAATCGAAACAATGGATGACCTTTCTATGGAAGGAGAAGAACTCTCCAAAGCTCTCGACCAACTTACGGTAGTTAACCGTTTTTTGGGCGGATATAAAATCGTTATCAATGGTTTACAAAAGATATTCAATCAAAAAATGAAAAAACGGCTTAGTGCTTCAAGCACTGAGCCGTTTTTTGGTAATCCCATCCGAATAGCCGATTTGGGTTGTGGGGGAGGAGATACTTTACGGGCAATTGCCGATTGGAATGTCAAAAACCAACAACTTCCACTTCAATTACATGGTATAGATGCCAATACTTTCACCATAGAATATGCCAAAAAACGCTCACCCTCCTACCCTGCTATCAGCTATGCCCAAAAAAATATTTTTTCTGATGATTGTAACTTTGAAAATTTTGACATCGTGATTTGCAGCCTTTTCCTGCATCATTTTACCGAAGAAGAATTATTGGTATTTCTTACAAAATGCAAAAACGCAAAAGTCAAAGCCTTGTTAGTCAATGATCTTCAACGCCATTGGATGCCATATTATCTTTTCAAACTGGTCTGTGGTGTATTTGGAGCTTCCAAAATGACTAGGGAAGATGGTTTACTGTCCATTCGCAAAGCATTTACCAAAAGTGAGTTTGAACAATTGATACAAAAAACGGGTATCAAAGAATACAATTTGCAGTGGAAATGGGCATTTCGATACCAGTTAATTTGCTATTTTTAG
- a CDS encoding M20 family metallopeptidase, whose protein sequence is MKNKIQQLISDSFQEIIDIRRHIHANPELSFHEYKTSAFIQQKLTEFGIPFDNNIAENGVVGYIRGKKPNKKVVALRADFDALPIEEANDVPYKSQNHGVMHACGHDAHTASLLGASKALKHIEGELEGTVKLIFQPAEERLPGGASLMIKAGVLENPTPSGILGQHVHPILEAGKVGFCPGMSMASADEIDMTIYGSGGHGAMPHTTVDPIVITSHIITALQQIVSRNCSPIIPSVLTFGYIQSKGGTYNIIPDAVSLKGTFRTMNEEWRFEAHKLMTRMATMMATSMGGKCDFDIAVGYPFLINDTNLTNRCKEAAIEYLGKENVVDIPQRMTSEDFAYYTQEIKGCFYRLGVRNEARGITSGVHTPTFNIDEEALKVGAGVMAWLTVKELASAKI, encoded by the coding sequence ATGAAAAACAAGATTCAACAACTCATTTCTGATAGCTTCCAAGAAATCATCGACATTCGCCGACATATTCATGCGAATCCCGAACTTTCTTTTCACGAATACAAAACTTCGGCATTCATTCAGCAGAAACTCACCGAATTTGGAATTCCGTTTGACAACAACATTGCTGAAAATGGAGTCGTTGGTTATATTCGAGGCAAAAAACCCAATAAAAAAGTGGTTGCGCTTCGAGCCGATTTTGACGCTTTGCCGATTGAAGAAGCAAACGATGTGCCTTATAAATCCCAAAATCATGGAGTAATGCATGCTTGTGGACACGATGCACATACAGCGAGTTTATTGGGAGCAAGTAAAGCATTGAAACACATTGAAGGAGAACTAGAAGGAACGGTGAAGTTGATATTTCAACCTGCCGAAGAACGCCTTCCTGGGGGTGCTTCTTTGATGATTAAAGCAGGAGTGTTGGAAAATCCTACTCCTTCAGGTATTTTGGGACAGCATGTTCACCCAATTTTAGAGGCTGGAAAAGTGGGTTTTTGTCCAGGAATGTCAATGGCTTCTGCCGATGAAATAGACATGACTATTTATGGTAGTGGAGGACATGGTGCAATGCCACATACTACTGTTGATCCTATTGTGATTACATCACACATCATCACCGCTTTGCAGCAAATTGTTAGTCGAAATTGCAGCCCAATCATTCCCTCGGTGCTGACTTTTGGCTACATCCAATCGAAAGGTGGAACTTACAATATTATTCCCGATGCGGTGTCCTTGAAGGGAACTTTCCGAACGATGAATGAAGAATGGCGTTTTGAAGCGCACAAACTCATGACCAGAATGGCAACAATGATGGCGACAAGTATGGGTGGCAAGTGTGATTTTGATATTGCAGTGGGCTATCCGTTTTTAATAAATGATACTAACCTCACCAATCGCTGCAAAGAAGCGGCTATCGAATATCTGGGTAAAGAAAATGTGGTTGATATTCCTCAGCGCATGACCTCCGAAGATTTTGCTTATTATACCCAAGAAATCAAAGGTTGTTTTTACCGTTTGGGCGTTCGCAACGAAGCCCGTGGTATTACTTCGGGTGTACATACGCCGACCTTCAATATTGACGAGGAAGCCTTAAAGGTAGGGGCGGGTGTGATGGCTTGGTTGACGGTCAAAGAGTTAGCAAGTGCAAAAATTTAG
- a CDS encoding ferric reductase-like transmembrane domain-containing protein, whose product MGVTYQTVIWTRQKKIYDIVLWGFILLYLVVFGVMQLQWYPDITAETIVIRATGSLAFLLLHIILVIGPLCRLNPRFLPLLYNRRHLGVSMFLIALIHGIFNIIQFHALGNVSPLLSVFTSNTHYDSLSQFPFQTLGFLGLLILFFMAVSSHDFWLHNLSPRLWKSLHMMVYVAYFLIVMHVMLGTFQVENSQVGVLMLAVGMFTILFLHLTTAFVEVKRNKIKPQIMDGFVAVCDVKDIEENRAKVILIEGENIAVFKYNGKLSAINNICKHQNGPLGEGKIVDGCITCPWHGYQYLPENGCSPPPFTEKVSTYNVKLVGTKVYVHPKPHPEGTAVAPILLN is encoded by the coding sequence ATGGGTGTTACTTACCAAACCGTTATTTGGACAAGACAAAAAAAAATCTATGATATAGTGCTTTGGGGTTTTATACTCCTGTACTTAGTCGTTTTTGGTGTGATGCAGCTGCAATGGTATCCTGACATTACTGCCGAAACCATTGTCATTAGAGCTACGGGAAGTCTGGCTTTTTTGCTGCTGCATATCATATTAGTCATTGGCCCACTTTGCCGCTTGAATCCTCGTTTTTTGCCCTTGCTCTACAACCGCCGACATTTAGGGGTGAGTATGTTTTTGATTGCCTTGATACATGGGATTTTCAACATCATTCAATTTCACGCATTGGGGAATGTGTCGCCGCTTTTGTCTGTATTTACATCCAATACGCATTACGATTCCTTGAGTCAATTCCCTTTCCAAACACTCGGTTTTTTGGGGCTTTTGATATTGTTTTTCATGGCAGTGAGTAGTCACGATTTTTGGCTACACAACCTTTCGCCACGTTTGTGGAAAAGCCTACATATGATGGTGTATGTAGCTTATTTTCTGATTGTGATGCACGTGATGTTGGGTACTTTTCAAGTTGAAAATTCACAAGTTGGAGTGCTAATGCTGGCAGTTGGAATGTTTACAATCTTGTTTTTGCACCTCACCACAGCATTTGTAGAAGTAAAAAGAAACAAAATCAAACCTCAAATCATGGATGGTTTTGTAGCGGTTTGTGACGTAAAAGACATTGAAGAAAATCGGGCAAAAGTGATACTTATTGAAGGGGAGAATATTGCAGTTTTTAAATACAATGGCAAGCTTTCGGCTATCAACAATATATGTAAACATCAAAATGGTCCATTGGGCGAGGGTAAAATCGTGGATGGCTGCATTACCTGCCCGTGGCATGGCTATCAATACCTGCCCGAAAATGGCTGTTCACCTCCTCCGTTTACAGAAAAGGTCAGCACATACAATGTAAAATTGGTGGGAACGAAGGTCTATGTGCATCCAAAACCGCATCCAGAAGGGACAGCAGTTGCGCCTATCTTGTTAAACTAA
- a CDS encoding mechanosensitive ion channel: MQEELHNLTDVFMSSLQTFTQVFMSALPKVIGAIFLLLFGWIFAKLLSFTIGKLLKIIKFDELAQKVNTQAMLNKANIQSTPSNLVSKFIYWIIMLLVLVMATDTLGLQVVSQEITKLISLLPTLLSAVILFIIGVYIATFIRDVTRAATSTLSIGAGKAISNVVFYFLVTIVTLTALKQANIDTSVITSNVTLILGAFLGGAALAYGLAARNVLTNMLGAFFNRRKFTRGQYIEVAGVSGRVVDIDNISITIATENEDLVILPAKILLDEQVRVKKISPKNS, encoded by the coding sequence ATGCAAGAAGAACTCCACAACCTCACAGACGTTTTCATGTCCTCCCTCCAAACCTTTACGCAGGTGTTCATGAGTGCCTTACCCAAAGTAATAGGAGCAATTTTTCTCTTATTATTTGGATGGATATTTGCCAAACTGCTTTCGTTTACCATAGGTAAATTATTGAAAATCATTAAATTTGACGAACTTGCTCAAAAGGTGAATACCCAAGCGATGCTCAACAAAGCCAATATACAATCTACACCCTCCAATTTGGTGAGCAAGTTTATTTATTGGATTATTATGCTGTTGGTCTTGGTGATGGCTACCGATACGCTTGGATTGCAGGTAGTATCACAAGAAATCACCAAGTTGATTAGCCTGTTACCAACCTTGTTAAGTGCCGTTATTTTGTTCATTATTGGCGTTTACATTGCCACTTTTATCAGAGATGTGACAAGGGCAGCTACTTCCACGCTTTCGATTGGAGCAGGAAAAGCTATTAGTAATGTGGTGTTTTATTTTTTGGTGACAATTGTGACATTGACCGCATTGAAGCAAGCCAACATAGATACAAGCGTGATTACCTCCAATGTCACCTTGATTTTGGGTGCATTTTTAGGTGGTGCAGCTTTGGCCTATGGTTTGGCGGCGAGAAATGTCTTGACGAATATGTTGGGCGCATTTTTCAATCGCCGAAAATTCACGAGAGGACAGTATATTGAAGTAGCAGGTGTTTCGGGTAGGGTTGTGGACATAGACAATATTTCAATTACCATTGCAACGGAGAATGAGGATTTGGTTATTCTTCCCGCAAAAATATTGCTGGATGAACAAGTGCGGGTCAAAAAAATATCCCCTAAAAATTCGTGA
- the obgE gene encoding GTPase ObgE codes for MATDNQNFVDYVKIMFRSGNGGAGSVHFRREKFEPKGGPDGGNGGVGGSIILEGDKQMWTLLPLRFRRHVFAEDGGNGAKSLRTGADGENIIIKVPLGTIAKDAETGEIDIEITEHEEQQVLLSGGRGGMGNAFFKSATHQTPRYAQPGEPGIEAWKILELKVLADVGLVGFPNAGKSTLLSVVSAAKPKIANYPFTTLRPNLGIVAYRENLSFVMADIPGIIEGAHEGKGLGHRFLRHIERNSILLFMVAGDADDIKKQYEILLAECAAYNPLLLQKERILAISKADLLDEELREWIRPNLPKDVPYIFMSAVTGENVLQLKDMIWESLNKYE; via the coding sequence ATGGCTACTGATAATCAAAATTTTGTAGATTACGTAAAAATCATGTTTCGCTCAGGAAATGGCGGAGCTGGTTCGGTACACTTTCGCCGCGAAAAATTTGAGCCGAAAGGTGGACCTGATGGCGGAAATGGTGGAGTTGGTGGAAGCATTATTTTGGAAGGAGACAAACAAATGTGGACATTACTGCCATTGAGGTTTCGCCGGCATGTTTTTGCGGAAGATGGAGGAAATGGTGCTAAGTCTTTAAGAACGGGGGCGGATGGAGAGAATATCATTATCAAAGTGCCTTTAGGAACTATCGCAAAAGATGCAGAAACGGGAGAAATAGATATTGAAATCACCGAACACGAAGAACAACAGGTTTTGTTGTCAGGTGGTCGGGGAGGAATGGGAAATGCTTTTTTCAAATCGGCAACGCACCAAACACCGAGGTATGCACAACCAGGAGAGCCAGGTATTGAGGCTTGGAAAATATTGGAATTGAAAGTATTGGCAGATGTGGGTTTGGTGGGGTTTCCCAATGCTGGAAAATCCACTTTGCTGTCAGTCGTTTCAGCTGCAAAACCCAAAATTGCGAACTACCCTTTTACCACTCTTCGCCCCAATTTAGGGATAGTGGCTTATCGAGAGAATTTGTCTTTTGTAATGGCAGATATTCCTGGTATCATTGAAGGCGCACATGAAGGGAAAGGATTGGGGCACCGCTTTTTGCGACACATAGAGCGCAATTCAATTCTATTGTTTATGGTCGCTGGAGATGCGGATGATATTAAAAAACAGTATGAAATTTTATTAGCAGAATGTGCGGCCTACAATCCGCTTTTGCTGCAAAAAGAACGCATTTTGGCAATATCGAAAGCTGATTTATTGGATGAAGAACTGCGTGAATGGATTCGCCCAAACTTACCTAAAGATGTACCCTATATTTTTATGTCTGCAGTAACAGGTGAAAATGTACTCCAATTGAAGGACATGATATGGGAAAGTTTGAACAAATATGAATAA